The Microbulbifer sp. YPW1 genome contains a region encoding:
- a CDS encoding Lrp/AsnC family transcriptional regulator has product MAYLLDAIDKHILEILQQDATIPNIELAEKVHLSPSPCSRRVKNLHEQGFIKRAVTLLEPDMVGLPVSVFIQVTLNHQVKKELQHFESTIGQWPEVMECYLMTGDFDYLLRVVVPNLHAYQEFLDKKLTELPGIDHIKSSFSLKQVRYRTELPLDQLLEK; this is encoded by the coding sequence ATGGCCTATCTACTGGACGCCATCGACAAACACATTCTGGAGATCCTTCAGCAGGATGCGACCATCCCCAACATCGAGCTGGCGGAAAAGGTTCACCTGTCACCCTCCCCCTGCTCCCGCCGGGTAAAGAATCTGCACGAACAAGGCTTTATCAAGCGCGCTGTCACCCTGCTGGAACCGGATATGGTCGGCCTGCCGGTGAGCGTGTTTATTCAGGTGACCCTCAACCACCAGGTCAAAAAAGAGCTGCAACACTTCGAATCCACCATTGGCCAGTGGCCGGAAGTGATGGAGTGTTACCTGATGACCGGGGACTTCGATTATCTGTTGCGGGTGGTGGTACCCAATCTGCATGCTTACCAGGAGTTTCTGGACAAGAAGCTGACCGAACTCCCTGGAATCGACCACATCAAGAGTAGCTTTTCCCTCAAACAGGTGAGATATCGTACAGAACTTCCGCTGGACCAACTGCTGGAAAAGTAA
- a CDS encoding DUF2905 domain-containing protein, which translates to MARWLIVAGIMLTGIGLILHYAPWLLNWFGRLPGDIRIESGRSRFYFPITTMIVVSVVLSILLSLFRR; encoded by the coding sequence ATGGCGCGGTGGTTAATTGTCGCGGGGATTATGCTGACCGGGATTGGTTTGATCTTGCATTATGCGCCGTGGCTGCTGAACTGGTTTGGGCGTTTGCCCGGCGATATCCGTATCGAATCCGGGCGCAGTCGCTTTTATTTCCCTATTACCACGATGATCGTCGTCAGCGTGGTGCTGAGTATCCTTTTGTCCTTGTTCCGACGCTAG